One Setaria viridis chromosome 3, Setaria_viridis_v4.0, whole genome shotgun sequence DNA window includes the following coding sequences:
- the LOC117846994 gene encoding large ribosomal subunit protein eL33w, whose amino-acid sequence MVKGRQGQRVRMYVRGTILGYKRSKSNQYENTSLLQIEGVSTKQDVAWYGGKRIAYVYKAKTKSDGTSIRCIWGKVTRPHGNSGVVRAKFRSNLPPSSMGKKVRVFMYPSSI is encoded by the exons ATGGTGAAGGGGCGCCAAGGCCAGCGCGTCAG GATGTACGTGCGGGGCACGATCCTGGGCTACAAGCGGTCCAAGTCAAACCAGTACGAGAACACGTCGCTGCTGCAGATCGAGGGCGTCAGCACCAAGCAGGATGTGGCGTGGTACGGCGGCAAGCGGATCGCCTACGTCTACAAGGCCAAGACCAAGAGCGACGGCACAAGCATCCGGTGCATCTGGGGCAAGGTCACGCGCCCGCACGGCAACTCCGGCGTAGTGCGCGCCAAGTTCCGGTCAAACCTCCCACCCAGCTCCATG GGTAAGAAGGTCCGTGTCTTCATGTACCCCAGCAGTATCTAA
- the LOC117848376 gene encoding DNA repair protein recA homolog 2, mitochondrial isoform X3 → MYKFPVDMQIDYETDIPLDEAKALEKESSLNVAVSQLASDFDRESNLCLERFSRTRRASVISTGSLKLDLALGIGGLPKGRMVEIFGKEASGKTTLALHVVKEAQKNGGYCAYIDAENAFNPSFAEAIGVDSERLLIAQPDSAENSLSIVNTLVGGSVAVVVVDSVAALIPKCEIEGEIYTNSEDIQSRLMTRALRKIQYTLCRSESLIIFVNQVRTKLSSNPFPGIYKEVPCGGNALGFYAAVRMRTSRRELRYSEDQATGIGISVQIIKNKLAPASLKEASIDIRFGKGICHESEILEMASSVGVVVKDGSGYWINGVFLPGKADAEKFLHENAGVADEICNTVRNQFLQR, encoded by the exons ATGTACAAATTCCCAGTTGATATGCAGATAGACTATGAGACTGATATCCCACTTGATGAAGCAAAAGCTCTTGAGAAGGAGTCATCACTAAATGTTGCTGTCTCTCAACTTGCAAGTGATTTTGATAGAGAATCTAATCTATGTTTGGAGCGATTTTCCCGTACAAGACGTGCATCTGTCATCTCTACTGGTTCTCTTAAGCTTGATCTTGCTCTCGGCATTGGAGGATTACCAAAG GGTAGAATGGTGGAGATATTTGGGAAAGAGGCATCTGGGAAGACAACACTTGCACTTCATGTTGTCAAGGAAGCTCAAAAGAATGGAG GTTATTGTGCTTATATTGATGCAGAAAACGCTTTTAACCCTTCATTTGCAGAAGCCATTGGTGTAGACAGTGAAAGGCTCTTAATAGCCCAACCTGATTCCGCTGAAAATTCTTTGAGCATTGTAAACACTCTTGTTGGTGGAtctgttgctgttgttgttgtggatAGT GTGGCAGCACTTATTCCCAAATGTGAAATAGAAGGCGAAATATACACTAATTCTGAAGACATTCAATCCCGTTTGATGACTCGGGCACTTAGGAAAATTCAGTACACTTTGTGTCGCTCTGAATCACTTATTATTTTTGTGAATCAG GTCAGAACAAAGTTGAGCTCAAATCCGTTTCCTGGGATCTACAAGGAGGTGCCTTGCGGTGGTAACGCGTTAGGATTTTATGCTGCAGTCAGAATGAGGACTTCAAGAAGGGAACTGCGCTATAGTGAAGACCAG GCTACTGGCATTGGTATATCAGTGCAGATCATCAAGAACAAATTAGCACCAGCGAGTCTGAAGGAAGCCAGCATCGACATCAGATTTGGGAAGGGGATCTGCCATGAATCTGAGATCCTGGAGATGGCTTCCTCTGTCGGAGTTGTTGTGAAGGATGGATCTGGGTATTGGATCAACGGCGTGTTCCTGCCTGGCAAGGCGGATGCTGAGAAATTCCTACATGAAAACGCTGGTGTGGCAGATGAGATCTGCAATACCGTGAGAAATCAGTTCCTTCAAAGGTGA
- the LOC117848376 gene encoding DNA repair protein recA homolog 2, mitochondrial isoform X1 produces MRGLLSSSSTLLRQAAGAAAQLSRAGWSNATTSAPSPLRRFPHQNGKREAFCSFWSKGRSMSTTVDMQIDYETDIPLDEAKALEKESSLNVAVSQLASDFDRESNLCLERFSRTRRASVISTGSLKLDLALGIGGLPKGRMVEIFGKEASGKTTLALHVVKEAQKNGGYCAYIDAENAFNPSFAEAIGVDSERLLIAQPDSAENSLSIVNTLVGGSVAVVVVDSVAALIPKCEIEGEIYTNSEDIQSRLMTRALRKIQYTLCRSESLIIFVNQVRTKLSSNPFPGIYKEVPCGGNALGFYAAVRMRTSRRELRYSEDQATGIGISVQIIKNKLAPASLKEASIDIRFGKGICHESEILEMASSVGVVVKDGSGYWINGVFLPGKADAEKFLHENAGVADEICNTVRNQFLQR; encoded by the exons atgcgaGGGCtgctctcctcttcctccactctCCTCCGacaagccgccggcgccgccgcccagctcTCCCGCGCGGGCTGGAGTAACGCCACAACATCCGCACCCTCTCCTCTCCGCCGCTTTCCCCACCAG AATGGGAAAAGAGAGGCATTTTGTTCTTTTTGGTCTAAAGGTCGTTCGATGTCAACCACAG TTGATATGCAGATAGACTATGAGACTGATATCCCACTTGATGAAGCAAAAGCTCTTGAGAAGGAGTCATCACTAAATGTTGCTGTCTCTCAACTTGCAAGTGATTTTGATAGAGAATCTAATCTATGTTTGGAGCGATTTTCCCGTACAAGACGTGCATCTGTCATCTCTACTGGTTCTCTTAAGCTTGATCTTGCTCTCGGCATTGGAGGATTACCAAAG GGTAGAATGGTGGAGATATTTGGGAAAGAGGCATCTGGGAAGACAACACTTGCACTTCATGTTGTCAAGGAAGCTCAAAAGAATGGAG GTTATTGTGCTTATATTGATGCAGAAAACGCTTTTAACCCTTCATTTGCAGAAGCCATTGGTGTAGACAGTGAAAGGCTCTTAATAGCCCAACCTGATTCCGCTGAAAATTCTTTGAGCATTGTAAACACTCTTGTTGGTGGAtctgttgctgttgttgttgtggatAGT GTGGCAGCACTTATTCCCAAATGTGAAATAGAAGGCGAAATATACACTAATTCTGAAGACATTCAATCCCGTTTGATGACTCGGGCACTTAGGAAAATTCAGTACACTTTGTGTCGCTCTGAATCACTTATTATTTTTGTGAATCAG GTCAGAACAAAGTTGAGCTCAAATCCGTTTCCTGGGATCTACAAGGAGGTGCCTTGCGGTGGTAACGCGTTAGGATTTTATGCTGCAGTCAGAATGAGGACTTCAAGAAGGGAACTGCGCTATAGTGAAGACCAG GCTACTGGCATTGGTATATCAGTGCAGATCATCAAGAACAAATTAGCACCAGCGAGTCTGAAGGAAGCCAGCATCGACATCAGATTTGGGAAGGGGATCTGCCATGAATCTGAGATCCTGGAGATGGCTTCCTCTGTCGGAGTTGTTGTGAAGGATGGATCTGGGTATTGGATCAACGGCGTGTTCCTGCCTGGCAAGGCGGATGCTGAGAAATTCCTACATGAAAACGCTGGTGTGGCAGATGAGATCTGCAATACCGTGAGAAATCAGTTCCTTCAAAGGTGA
- the LOC117848376 gene encoding DNA repair protein recA homolog 2, mitochondrial isoform X2, whose translation MLLRSMYKFPVDMQIDYETDIPLDEAKALEKESSLNVAVSQLASDFDRESNLCLERFSRTRRASVISTGSLKLDLALGIGGLPKGRMVEIFGKEASGKTTLALHVVKEAQKNGGYCAYIDAENAFNPSFAEAIGVDSERLLIAQPDSAENSLSIVNTLVGGSVAVVVVDSVAALIPKCEIEGEIYTNSEDIQSRLMTRALRKIQYTLCRSESLIIFVNQVRTKLSSNPFPGIYKEVPCGGNALGFYAAVRMRTSRRELRYSEDQATGIGISVQIIKNKLAPASLKEASIDIRFGKGICHESEILEMASSVGVVVKDGSGYWINGVFLPGKADAEKFLHENAGVADEICNTVRNQFLQR comes from the exons ATGTTACTCAGGAGTATGTACAAATTCCCAGTTGATATGCAGATAGACTATGAGACTGATATCCCACTTGATGAAGCAAAAGCTCTTGAGAAGGAGTCATCACTAAATGTTGCTGTCTCTCAACTTGCAAGTGATTTTGATAGAGAATCTAATCTATGTTTGGAGCGATTTTCCCGTACAAGACGTGCATCTGTCATCTCTACTGGTTCTCTTAAGCTTGATCTTGCTCTCGGCATTGGAGGATTACCAAAG GGTAGAATGGTGGAGATATTTGGGAAAGAGGCATCTGGGAAGACAACACTTGCACTTCATGTTGTCAAGGAAGCTCAAAAGAATGGAG GTTATTGTGCTTATATTGATGCAGAAAACGCTTTTAACCCTTCATTTGCAGAAGCCATTGGTGTAGACAGTGAAAGGCTCTTAATAGCCCAACCTGATTCCGCTGAAAATTCTTTGAGCATTGTAAACACTCTTGTTGGTGGAtctgttgctgttgttgttgtggatAGT GTGGCAGCACTTATTCCCAAATGTGAAATAGAAGGCGAAATATACACTAATTCTGAAGACATTCAATCCCGTTTGATGACTCGGGCACTTAGGAAAATTCAGTACACTTTGTGTCGCTCTGAATCACTTATTATTTTTGTGAATCAG GTCAGAACAAAGTTGAGCTCAAATCCGTTTCCTGGGATCTACAAGGAGGTGCCTTGCGGTGGTAACGCGTTAGGATTTTATGCTGCAGTCAGAATGAGGACTTCAAGAAGGGAACTGCGCTATAGTGAAGACCAG GCTACTGGCATTGGTATATCAGTGCAGATCATCAAGAACAAATTAGCACCAGCGAGTCTGAAGGAAGCCAGCATCGACATCAGATTTGGGAAGGGGATCTGCCATGAATCTGAGATCCTGGAGATGGCTTCCTCTGTCGGAGTTGTTGTGAAGGATGGATCTGGGTATTGGATCAACGGCGTGTTCCTGCCTGGCAAGGCGGATGCTGAGAAATTCCTACATGAAAACGCTGGTGTGGCAGATGAGATCTGCAATACCGTGAGAAATCAGTTCCTTCAAAGGTGA